The Nitrospiraceae bacterium DNA segment ATGAGGTGACACAATGGAATCGTCACTCCTGCGCGTCAAAGAAGCGGCGCAGGTTCTCAAAGTGAGTACGTGGACGATCTATCGATGGATCGATGAGGGTCAGCTGCAGGCGACGAAGATCGGTCGAGGAAGTCTCCGGATCTTTCGCGACTCGGTAGATCGGCTAGTCGAGGCCAATCGGACCGGGCGGTGGGAGGCTTTCGACCGACGACCGCGCCGTGTCGTGCCGCTGGATTCAGTCAGGCTGGGCAAGCGATAACTCACGCGGCGGATCGAGACATCATCATTCAGGCCTGGAGGTTGTACACCCTTCATTCGGGCCTGCTACCAGGGTGGGATGGTTGACTGCCTCC contains these protein-coding regions:
- a CDS encoding helix-turn-helix domain-containing protein translates to MESSLLRVKEAAQVLKVSTWTIYRWIDEGQLQATKIGRGSLRIFRDSVDRLVEANRTGRWEAFDRRPRRVVPLDSVRLGKR